A single region of the Mycobacterium avium subsp. avium genome encodes:
- a CDS encoding lytic transglycosylase domain-containing protein encodes MRIGGSRGADPAAATVRQRALRNTRKPIFGIAMITPLVFAGAVSATGPSLPVRMPPVHAAVTPVAAVSPTFPDLTGPAVVAIDRGPTAFHVAEPALSAPPPAAIVNAPGALGIPSIALAAYRNAEQKMAVAAPGCGVSWNLLAGIGRIESGHAGGGAVDARGTAITPIYGPSLDGTLPGNEVIIQSAAGNRVTYARAMGPMQFLPGTWARYASDGKGDGVADPQNLFDSTLAAARYLCSGGLNLRDQSQVLTAILRYNNSMPYAQNVLGWAAAYATGVVPVDLPPMTGPPPPLGDAHLEHPEGLGPNLPMNINGLPLDDPLARVPLIDLSSPALGSPQPMFPWMTPTPQQAPTQVPGCTVICISSQGSPPAGPPPPFGAPPPFAPPPSGPPPFAPPPPDAGPVPAPPAGAAPQAAPSPPAGAAPQAPSPKSAGPTPNAPKKPGPA; translated from the coding sequence GTGCGCATAGGGGGAAGCCGGGGTGCAGACCCGGCCGCCGCGACTGTGCGGCAGCGAGCACTTCGGAACACGCGCAAGCCGATATTCGGCATCGCCATGATCACTCCCTTGGTCTTCGCGGGTGCGGTCAGTGCGACGGGCCCGTCGCTGCCGGTGCGAATGCCCCCGGTGCACGCCGCCGTCACCCCGGTGGCCGCCGTCTCGCCGACCTTCCCCGACCTCACCGGTCCCGCCGTCGTCGCGATCGACCGCGGCCCCACCGCCTTTCACGTCGCCGAGCCGGCACTGTCCGCCCCGCCGCCGGCCGCGATCGTCAACGCGCCTGGGGCGCTTGGCATTCCGAGCATCGCGCTGGCCGCCTACCGCAATGCGGAGCAGAAGATGGCCGTCGCCGCCCCGGGCTGCGGCGTGAGCTGGAACCTGCTGGCCGGGATCGGGCGCATCGAATCGGGCCACGCGGGCGGCGGCGCGGTCGACGCGCGCGGCACCGCGATCACCCCGATCTACGGCCCGTCGCTGGACGGCACCCTGCCCGGCAACGAGGTCATCATCCAGAGCGCCGCCGGCAACCGGGTCACCTACGCGCGCGCCATGGGGCCGATGCAGTTCCTGCCGGGAACCTGGGCGCGCTACGCCTCCGACGGCAAGGGCGACGGCGTGGCCGACCCGCAGAACCTGTTCGACTCCACCCTGGCGGCCGCCCGCTACCTGTGCAGCGGCGGGCTCAACCTGCGCGACCAGTCGCAGGTGCTGACCGCGATCCTGCGCTACAACAACTCGATGCCCTACGCGCAGAACGTGCTGGGCTGGGCGGCGGCCTATGCGACCGGCGTCGTCCCGGTCGACCTGCCGCCGATGACCGGGCCGCCGCCGCCGCTGGGCGATGCGCACCTCGAGCACCCCGAAGGGCTCGGGCCCAACCTGCCGATGAACATCAACGGCCTGCCGCTGGACGACCCGCTGGCCCGGGTGCCGCTGATCGACCTGAGCAGCCCCGCGCTCGGCAGCCCGCAGCCGATGTTCCCGTGGATGACGCCCACCCCGCAGCAGGCGCCGACCCAGGTTCCCGGTTGCACGGTGATCTGCATCAGCTCGCAGGGCTCCCCGCCGGCCGGCCCGCCCCCGCCGTTCGGCGCCCCGCCGCCGTTCGCTCCGCCGCCGTCCGGCCCGCCACCATTCGCGCCGCCGCCCCCGGATGCCGGGCCCGTCCCCGCGCCCCCGGCCGGAGCGGCACCGCAAGCCGCGCCGTCGCCCCCGGCCGGAGCCGCACCGCAAGCGCCGTCGCCCAAGTCGGCCGGCCCCACGCCGAACGCGCCGAAGAAGCCGGGCCCGGCCTAG
- a CDS encoding Mrp/NBP35 family ATP-binding protein: MSRHDSSDSAADLSAAVRAALGKVIDPELRRPITELGMVKSIDTEPDGAVHVAIYLTTAACPKKTEISDRVTRAVADVPGTGAVKVTLDVMSDEQRTELRKQLRGDAREPVIPFAQPNSLTRVYAVASGKGGVGKSTVTVNLAAAMAARGLSVGVLDADIHGHSIPRMMGTTDRPTQVESMILPPIAHDVRVISIAQFTQGNTPVVWRGPMLHRALQQFLADVYWGDLDVLLLDLPPGTGDIAISVAQLIPNAEILVVTTPQLAAAEVAERAGSIALQTRQRVVGVVENMSGLTLPDGSTLQVFGEGGGQQVAERLSRAVGAEVPLLGQIPLDPALVEAGDSGTPLVLSAPDSPVGKALRAVADSLSSRRRGLAGVSLGLDPTRR; the protein is encoded by the coding sequence ATGTCCCGCCATGACTCCTCCGACTCAGCAGCCGACCTGAGCGCCGCCGTCCGCGCCGCCCTGGGCAAGGTGATCGACCCCGAACTGCGGCGTCCGATCACCGAACTCGGGATGGTCAAGAGCATCGACACCGAGCCCGACGGCGCGGTGCATGTCGCGATCTACCTGACCACCGCCGCGTGCCCGAAGAAGACCGAGATCAGCGACCGGGTCACCCGGGCGGTCGCCGACGTCCCGGGCACCGGCGCGGTCAAGGTCACCCTGGACGTGATGAGCGACGAGCAGCGCACCGAGCTGCGCAAGCAGCTGCGCGGCGATGCCCGCGAGCCGGTTATCCCGTTCGCGCAACCGAATTCGCTGACCCGGGTCTACGCGGTCGCGTCCGGCAAGGGCGGGGTGGGAAAGTCCACCGTCACCGTCAACCTGGCGGCGGCGATGGCCGCCCGCGGCCTGTCGGTCGGCGTGCTGGACGCCGACATCCACGGCCATTCCATCCCGCGGATGATGGGCACCACCGACCGGCCCACCCAGGTCGAGTCGATGATCCTGCCGCCCATCGCCCACGACGTGCGGGTCATCTCGATCGCCCAGTTCACCCAGGGAAACACCCCGGTCGTGTGGCGCGGCCCGATGCTGCACCGGGCGCTGCAGCAGTTCCTGGCCGACGTCTACTGGGGCGACCTGGACGTGCTGCTGCTCGACCTGCCGCCGGGCACCGGTGACATCGCCATTTCGGTCGCCCAGCTGATTCCCAACGCCGAGATCCTGGTGGTGACGACGCCGCAGCTGGCCGCCGCCGAGGTGGCCGAGCGGGCCGGCAGCATCGCGCTGCAGACCCGCCAGCGGGTGGTCGGCGTGGTGGAGAACATGTCGGGGCTCACCCTGCCGGACGGCTCCACGCTGCAGGTGTTCGGCGAGGGCGGCGGCCAGCAGGTGGCCGAGCGGCTGTCCCGGGCGGTCGGCGCCGAGGTGCCGCTGCTGGGTCAGATCCCGCTGGACCCCGCGCTGGTGGAGGCGGGCGATTCCGGCACCCCGCTGGTGCTCAGCGCGCCGGATTCGCCGGTGGGCAAGGCGCTGCGCGCGGTGGCCGACAGCCTGTCGTCGCGCCGGCGCGGACTGGCCGGCGTGTCGCTGGGGCTCGACCCCACCCGGCGCTGA
- the tatB gene encoding Sec-independent protein translocase protein TatB, with protein MLGSLSWEHMLVLVVVGLVVLGPERLPGAIRWTSNALRQARDYLSGVTTQLREDLGPEFDDLRVPLSELQKLRGMTPRAALTKHLLDGDDSLLTGAFDRPVNGAAAQPPPAPAPPPEPHRPGQTPFDADAT; from the coding sequence ATGCTCGGCAGTCTGAGCTGGGAGCACATGCTGGTCCTCGTGGTGGTGGGCCTGGTGGTGCTCGGGCCGGAGCGGCTGCCGGGCGCCATCCGGTGGACGTCGAACGCCCTGCGCCAGGCGCGGGACTACCTCAGCGGTGTGACCACCCAGTTGCGCGAGGACCTCGGGCCCGAGTTCGACGATCTGCGCGTCCCGCTCAGCGAGCTGCAGAAGCTGCGGGGGATGACGCCGCGGGCCGCGCTGACCAAGCACCTGTTGGACGGCGACGATTCGCTCTTGACCGGGGCCTTCGACCGGCCGGTCAACGGCGCCGCGGCCCAGCCGCCGCCCGCCCCGGCGCCGCCGCCCGAGCCGCACCGCCCCGGCCAGACGCCGTTCGACGCCGACGCCACCTGA
- the htrA gene encoding serine protease HtrA: protein MTSDPGYDQAKDSANRLAPRPISRPPVDPASRREFGRPAGLRGSFVAERVRPKKYREQSEFRPSEQPADPVLQEAFSRPDGSPETLQRHPVDSGALAAEKDGVEPDHADDPWRDPGAPAALGTPAVAPSPSRSALGYGGKLGVRDVLFGGKVSYLALLVLLLIALVIGLIGGVVGRKTAEVAEAFTTSKVTLSTNGNGEAPAGRFAKVAAATAGAVVTIESKSDQEGMQGSGVVIDGRGYIVTNNHVISEAANNPSQFKTTVVFNDGKEVPANLVGRDPKTDLAVLKVDNVDNLSVARLGDSDKVRVGDEVLAAGAPLGLRSTVTHGIVSALHRPVPLSGEGSDTDTVIDAVQTDASINHGNSGGPLIDMNSQVIGIDTAGKSLSDSASGLGFAIPINEAKEVAQTLIRDGKIVHPTLGVSTRSVSNAIASGAQVANVKAGSPAQKGGVLENDVVVKVGNRKVADADEFVVAVRQLTIGQDSPIEVVRDGRHVTLTVKPDPDGS, encoded by the coding sequence GTGACCTCCGACCCAGGCTACGACCAAGCAAAAGACAGCGCCAACCGGTTGGCGCCGCGCCCCATCTCGCGCCCGCCCGTCGACCCCGCATCGCGCCGGGAGTTCGGTCGGCCCGCCGGGCTGCGGGGATCGTTCGTGGCCGAACGCGTGCGTCCGAAGAAATACCGGGAGCAGTCGGAGTTCCGGCCGAGCGAGCAGCCGGCCGACCCCGTGCTGCAGGAGGCGTTCAGCCGGCCCGACGGCAGCCCGGAGACGCTGCAGCGCCACCCCGTCGACAGCGGCGCGCTGGCGGCCGAGAAGGACGGGGTGGAGCCCGACCACGCCGACGACCCGTGGCGTGACCCGGGGGCCCCGGCCGCGTTGGGCACGCCGGCGGTGGCGCCGTCGCCGTCGCGGTCCGCGCTAGGCTACGGCGGCAAGCTGGGTGTGCGCGACGTGCTCTTCGGCGGCAAGGTGTCCTACCTGGCGTTGCTGGTTCTGCTGCTGATCGCGCTGGTCATCGGCCTGATCGGCGGTGTGGTCGGCCGCAAGACCGCCGAGGTCGCCGAGGCCTTCACCACGTCGAAGGTGACGCTGTCGACGAACGGCAACGGCGAAGCCCCGGCCGGGCGCTTCGCGAAGGTGGCGGCGGCCACCGCGGGTGCGGTGGTCACCATCGAGTCCAAGAGCGACCAGGAGGGCATGCAGGGCTCGGGCGTCGTCATCGACGGCCGCGGCTACATCGTCACCAACAACCACGTCATCTCCGAGGCGGCGAACAACCCCAGCCAGTTCAAGACCACCGTGGTGTTCAACGACGGCAAGGAGGTGCCCGCCAACCTGGTCGGCCGCGACCCCAAGACCGACCTGGCCGTGCTGAAGGTGGACAACGTCGACAATCTGTCGGTGGCCCGGCTCGGTGACTCCGACAAGGTGCGGGTCGGCGACGAGGTGCTGGCCGCGGGCGCGCCGCTGGGGCTGCGCAGCACCGTGACGCACGGCATCGTCAGCGCCCTGCACCGGCCGGTCCCGCTGTCCGGGGAGGGCTCGGACACCGACACGGTGATCGACGCCGTGCAGACCGACGCGTCGATCAACCACGGCAACTCCGGCGGCCCGCTGATCGACATGAATTCCCAGGTGATCGGCATCGACACCGCGGGTAAGTCGTTGTCCGACAGCGCAAGTGGGCTGGGCTTCGCGATCCCCATCAACGAGGCCAAGGAGGTCGCCCAGACCTTGATCAGGGACGGCAAGATCGTGCACCCGACGCTGGGGGTCAGCACCCGCTCGGTGAGCAACGCGATCGCCTCCGGCGCGCAGGTGGCCAACGTGAAGGCGGGCAGCCCCGCGCAGAAGGGCGGCGTCCTGGAGAACGACGTCGTGGTCAAGGTGGGCAACCGCAAGGTCGCCGACGCCGACGAGTTCGTGGTCGCGGTGCGGCAGCTGACCATCGGCCAGGATTCCCCGATCGAGGTGGTGCGCGACGGCCGCCACGTCACCCTGACGGTGAAGCCGGACCCGGACGGCAGCTGA
- the rseA gene encoding anti-sigma E factor RseA: MPDRGHVFRRAFSWLPAQFASQSDAPVGAPRQFGSTEHLSVEAIAPFVDGELRMNAHLRAAHHLSQCAQCAAEVDDQSRARAALRDSRPIRIPANLLGMLAEIPYESPDTPDRLADRDARDRRRRP, translated from the coding sequence ATGCCCGATCGAGGACATGTGTTCCGCCGCGCGTTCTCCTGGCTGCCCGCACAGTTCGCCTCGCAGAGCGACGCGCCGGTGGGCGCGCCCCGCCAGTTCGGCTCCACCGAGCACCTGTCCGTCGAGGCGATCGCCCCGTTCGTCGACGGCGAGCTGCGGATGAACGCGCACCTGCGGGCCGCGCATCACCTCTCCCAGTGCGCACAGTGCGCCGCCGAGGTCGACGACCAGAGCCGGGCGCGCGCCGCGCTGCGCGACTCGCGCCCGATCCGGATCCCCGCCAACCTGCTCGGGATGCTGGCCGAGATCCCCTACGAGTCGCCCGACACCCCCGACCGTTTGGCGGACCGCGACGCCCGCGACCGGCGCCGGCGTCCGTAG